A region of Granulicella sibirica DNA encodes the following proteins:
- the metK gene encoding methionine adenosyltransferase produces the protein MAKRDRFLFTSESVTEGHPDKIADQISDAILDACLEQDPYSRVACETLTCTGLVVIAGEITTKAYVDFQTLVRSTVSEIGYNDATHGFDSNTCAVISTINKQSPDIAQGVDTGGAGDQGMMFGYATNETPELMPTPISLAHRLAEKLSEVRKSGKMAYLRPDGKSQVTVEYDSNHKPVRVDAVVISTQHAEEVGNDQLRAEILEHVIQAVIPAELLDADTKYHINPTGRFVIGGPMGDTGLTGRKIIVDTYGGMGRHGGGAFSGKDSTKVDRSAAYMARYVAKNIVAAGLADRVEVQLAYAIGVAEPVSVLVDTFGTGKVDETSLEALVRKNFLLTPKGIIESLNLRRPIFKKTAAYGHFGRKGDNFTWEATDKAAALAEQAGVKVEVAAK, from the coding sequence TTGGCGAAACGCGACCGTTTTCTTTTTACAAGTGAATCAGTGACCGAAGGGCATCCCGATAAGATCGCGGATCAGATCTCCGATGCCATCCTGGATGCCTGCCTCGAGCAGGACCCCTACAGCCGCGTAGCCTGCGAGACGCTGACCTGCACCGGTCTCGTCGTCATCGCCGGTGAGATCACCACCAAGGCGTATGTGGACTTCCAGACTCTGGTTCGTTCGACGGTCTCCGAGATCGGCTACAACGATGCGACGCACGGCTTCGATTCGAATACCTGCGCTGTCATCTCGACGATCAACAAGCAGTCCCCCGACATCGCGCAAGGCGTGGACACCGGCGGAGCCGGCGACCAGGGCATGATGTTCGGCTACGCTACGAACGAGACCCCGGAACTGATGCCGACGCCAATCTCGCTTGCGCACCGCCTGGCGGAGAAACTGAGCGAAGTCCGCAAGTCGGGCAAGATGGCGTACCTCCGTCCCGACGGCAAGAGCCAGGTGACGGTTGAGTACGACTCAAACCACAAGCCTGTTCGCGTGGACGCGGTCGTCATCTCGACGCAGCACGCGGAAGAGGTCGGCAACGACCAGCTTCGCGCCGAGATCCTCGAGCACGTCATCCAGGCTGTCATTCCCGCCGAGCTTCTCGATGCGGACACCAAGTACCACATCAACCCAACCGGCCGTTTCGTCATCGGCGGACCGATGGGCGACACCGGCCTGACCGGACGCAAGATCATCGTCGACACCTATGGCGGCATGGGCCGCCACGGTGGCGGAGCGTTCTCGGGCAAGGATTCGACCAAGGTCGACCGTTCCGCGGCTTACATGGCGCGGTACGTTGCCAAGAACATCGTTGCTGCTGGACTTGCAGATCGCGTCGAGGTGCAGCTTGCCTACGCGATCGGCGTGGCTGAGCCGGTGAGCGTGCTGGTCGACACGTTCGGCACGGGCAAGGTCGATGAGACCTCGCTCGAGGCGCTGGTTCGCAAGAACTTCCTGCTGACGCCCAAAGGCATCATCGAGAGCCTCAACCTGCGCCGCCCGATCTTCAAGAAGACCGCGGCTTACGGTCACTTCGGACGCAAGGGCGATAACTTCACCTGGGAGGCGACCGACAAGGCCGCGGCCCTCGCGGAGCAGGCTGGCGTCAAGGTTGAAGTAGCAGCCAAGTAG
- a CDS encoding helix-turn-helix domain-containing protein, giving the protein MTRFGEELRHEREVRGVAVEDICAATKVSPQNVRALEAGEYAQLPGGVFRKGILRSYLSALGMEEAVWIERFEQSCREVGLGGDGDRDWVQFAENVKKSRSTEQPGMGLRWVGVAILMVMLWAIVWLAWHLVQHRQMELRQNAQIVSAPDSTPADAR; this is encoded by the coding sequence ATGACACGATTCGGCGAAGAGTTGCGGCACGAGCGGGAGGTGCGGGGGGTGGCGGTGGAGGATATCTGCGCCGCGACCAAGGTTTCGCCGCAGAATGTACGGGCGCTCGAGGCGGGCGAGTACGCGCAGCTTCCTGGGGGCGTGTTTCGGAAAGGCATCCTGCGCAGCTACCTCAGTGCTCTTGGGATGGAAGAAGCCGTTTGGATTGAACGGTTTGAGCAAAGCTGCCGGGAGGTGGGCCTGGGCGGCGACGGAGATCGGGATTGGGTTCAGTTCGCGGAAAATGTGAAGAAAAGCCGGTCAACGGAGCAGCCCGGCATGGGTTTGCGGTGGGTTGGCGTGGCGATTTTGATGGTTATGTTGTGGGCCATTGTGTGGTTAGCGTGGCATCTGGTGCAGCATCGGCAGATGGAGTTACGGCAAAATGCCCAGATCGTCTCCGCGCCGGATAGCACTCCAGCCGATGCCAGATGA
- a CDS encoding ABC transporter permease, translated as MNKLVVGNLVHRPLRSIISAFAVGIEVIMILSIAAVMFGMLNGSKTRQTGIGGDMIAHPGASSNLIGQTSASASVKVADILNKLPHVEVAAPVYLKLVAGSSLENIYGIDFESFNALKPFVFLEGGPFKNPDDIIIDEFIEAKGFHLGDPIQVLNHTFHVCGIVEHGKGGRKFIPIATMGEIDTNPGKASYFYLKTEDQPKFQEAVRKEILATDGMQSYDVQTLAELLDSLTPERMPGFNIALRVVIGIASVIGFLVIFQSMYTAVMERTREIGILKSMGASSGYIVSGILRETGLLAAVGIVLGVLATYLMRTIFRYRIPTLDFSITPGWVLTAILIAFTGALFGALYPALKAARKDPIDALSYE; from the coding sequence GTGAACAAACTTGTCGTCGGCAATCTCGTCCACCGTCCTCTGCGCTCCATCATCAGCGCCTTCGCCGTCGGAATCGAGGTCATCATGATCCTTTCCATCGCGGCCGTCATGTTCGGCATGCTGAACGGATCGAAGACGCGCCAGACCGGCATCGGCGGCGACATGATCGCGCATCCCGGAGCCTCCTCGAACCTCATCGGTCAGACCAGCGCCTCTGCCTCGGTCAAGGTCGCCGACATTCTCAACAAACTTCCTCACGTCGAGGTCGCCGCTCCCGTCTACCTGAAGCTGGTCGCCGGCTCCTCGCTCGAGAATATTTACGGCATCGACTTCGAGAGCTTCAACGCGCTCAAGCCCTTCGTCTTCCTCGAGGGCGGCCCATTCAAGAATCCCGACGACATCATCATCGACGAATTCATCGAGGCCAAGGGCTTTCACCTCGGCGACCCCATCCAGGTGCTGAACCATACTTTCCACGTCTGCGGCATCGTCGAACACGGTAAGGGTGGGCGTAAATTCATTCCCATCGCCACCATGGGTGAAATCGACACCAACCCCGGTAAGGCCAGCTATTTCTACCTGAAAACCGAAGACCAGCCCAAGTTCCAGGAAGCCGTCCGCAAGGAGATTCTCGCGACGGACGGGATGCAGTCCTACGATGTTCAGACCCTCGCCGAACTGCTCGATTCGCTCACCCCGGAGCGGATGCCTGGCTTCAACATCGCTCTGCGCGTTGTCATCGGAATCGCTAGCGTTATCGGCTTCCTCGTAATTTTTCAGTCGATGTATACCGCGGTTATGGAGCGTACTCGCGAGATTGGCATCTTGAAGTCCATGGGCGCGTCCAGCGGGTATATCGTCTCGGGCATCCTGCGCGAGACCGGACTCCTCGCCGCTGTCGGCATCGTACTGGGTGTGCTGGCGACCTACCTCATGCGGACGATTTTCCGCTACCGTATCCCGACGCTCGACTTCTCCATCACTCCGGGCTGGGTGCTGACAGCGATACTGATTGCTTTCACGGGCGCGCTCTTCGGAGCGCTTTACCCGGCGTTGAAGGCAGCCCGCAAGGACCCGATCGACGCCCTCTCCTACGAATAG
- a CDS encoding TonB family protein: protein MRGTMRWAGTLFLGTCGLSGLGVALGQKPLPPPKIASVSGPDSALATAQTWIGRALFVRGFYTANELTYDAAGVIQGTPKASDWTLAGIDIQSAMRKGPKEIELDGVRVAIRYNPDNRLFERHSQKDAAMKILVATPPTDGTNVISQGYFDRTLAAIFSVGIDPAMQRSMPDFWRHYFDPKLPWQGDTLAGQTIYGVGSAAPMSPEQMVKIASGTPPEFTPEAAHDHVQGTVVVRVVVDAKGLAQHLTVQRPLGYGLDAKAVEALGKTKFEPAQLKGTPVPLALDLTEEFKLVTTQQ, encoded by the coding sequence ATGCGAGGGACGATGCGATGGGCCGGGACTTTGTTTCTGGGGACGTGTGGGCTGTCTGGTCTGGGTGTGGCTTTGGGACAGAAGCCTCTGCCTCCCCCGAAGATCGCATCCGTGTCCGGGCCGGACAGCGCTCTCGCCACCGCTCAGACGTGGATTGGCCGTGCGCTATTCGTGCGGGGGTTCTATACAGCGAACGAGCTGACGTACGATGCGGCAGGAGTCATTCAGGGAACGCCGAAGGCCAGTGACTGGACGCTTGCGGGGATCGACATCCAGAGTGCGATGCGGAAAGGACCGAAGGAGATCGAGTTGGATGGGGTTCGGGTCGCGATTCGATATAACCCAGACAATCGCCTCTTCGAGCGGCATTCGCAGAAGGACGCGGCGATGAAAATACTGGTTGCGACACCTCCGACCGATGGCACGAACGTGATCTCACAGGGCTACTTCGACCGCACGCTCGCCGCCATCTTCTCTGTGGGAATCGATCCGGCGATGCAGCGCTCGATGCCCGATTTCTGGAGGCATTACTTCGACCCGAAGCTTCCATGGCAAGGCGACACGCTTGCCGGGCAGACGATCTACGGCGTTGGCAGCGCGGCACCTATGAGTCCTGAGCAGATGGTAAAGATCGCGAGTGGTACTCCGCCGGAGTTCACGCCCGAGGCGGCGCATGACCACGTCCAGGGCACCGTCGTGGTCCGGGTCGTGGTGGACGCAAAGGGCCTGGCTCAGCACCTGACGGTGCAGAGGCCTCTGGGATACGGTCTGGATGCGAAAGCTGTTGAGGCGCTGGGAAAGACGAAGTTCGAGCCGGCACAGTTGAAGGGGACTCCAGTGCCGCTGGCGCTTGATTTGACGGAAGAGTTCAAACTCGTGACGACGCAGCAGTAG
- a CDS encoding alpha/beta fold hydrolase, with protein sequence MCGEGETLALCLHGFPEVALSWRDQMHMLAGMGFRVWAPNQRGYGRSSRPPRMEDYSIENLMADVAALIDASGARKVVLLAHDWGGIVAWCFVTRRLRPLEKMVIINVPHPICFARSARRPSQMLRSWYAAAFQIPRLPEWAMARDGAKLVGDSMVRSSRAPERFPRDLVEATRANAAQPGALKAMIDWYRAFLRGGGLRRQAKLGFPRIDVPTLLLWGEEDDFLAKYTTEGTEEFVSQLTLKFLPGVSHWVQQDAPEACNEAIRSFLKASRE encoded by the coding sequence ATGTGCGGCGAGGGTGAAACGCTCGCGCTTTGCCTCCATGGGTTCCCTGAGGTCGCTCTTAGCTGGCGGGACCAGATGCATATGCTGGCCGGGATGGGCTTCCGGGTCTGGGCTCCGAACCAGCGCGGGTATGGACGAAGCAGCCGGCCCCCGCGAATGGAGGACTACTCCATCGAAAACCTCATGGCCGATGTTGCCGCTCTGATTGACGCTTCGGGTGCGCGCAAGGTGGTTCTCCTCGCACACGACTGGGGAGGCATCGTTGCCTGGTGCTTTGTGACGAGGCGCCTACGCCCGCTCGAAAAGATGGTGATCATCAATGTGCCGCACCCGATCTGCTTCGCGCGAAGCGCTCGCCGCCCAAGTCAGATGCTCCGTTCCTGGTATGCCGCGGCCTTTCAGATTCCCAGACTTCCAGAGTGGGCCATGGCGAGAGATGGGGCAAAGTTGGTCGGCGACTCGATGGTAAGGAGCTCGAGGGCACCGGAACGATTTCCGCGTGACCTCGTCGAAGCGACACGGGCAAACGCAGCTCAGCCTGGAGCGCTGAAGGCCATGATCGACTGGTACCGGGCATTCCTGCGTGGCGGCGGATTGAGGAGGCAGGCGAAGCTCGGTTTCCCCAGGATCGATGTGCCGACTCTTCTGCTCTGGGGCGAGGAAGACGACTTCCTGGCGAAGTACACGACCGAGGGGACAGAGGAGTTCGTGAGTCAGCTCACCCTGAAATTTCTACCCGGTGTGTCGCACTGGGTCCAGCAGGATGCACCGGAAGCATGTAACGAAGCAATCCGATCGTTCCTCAAAGCGTCGCGGGAGTAG
- the rplM gene encoding 50S ribosomal protein L13, whose protein sequence is MNNTTTIPSGKNIQRKWFVIDATGKTLGRLATTAASVLAGKTNPLYTPYIDMGDHIVVINCEKIVLTGLKSSQKLYRRYTGFPGGLREESFVKLLARRPEAIVEQAIKGMLPKSKMGRQMATKLKVYKGSQHPHLAQQPVPLEFHASNAPKATPVKHNALEG, encoded by the coding sequence GTGAATAACACCACCACGATCCCGAGCGGCAAGAACATCCAGCGCAAGTGGTTCGTCATCGACGCCACGGGCAAGACCCTCGGCCGTCTCGCGACTACCGCCGCCTCCGTGCTCGCCGGCAAGACCAATCCTCTCTATACCCCCTATATCGACATGGGCGATCACATCGTCGTGATCAACTGCGAGAAGATTGTCCTCACCGGTCTGAAGAGCAGCCAGAAGCTCTATCGCCGTTACACCGGCTTCCCCGGCGGCCTCCGCGAAGAGTCCTTTGTCAAGCTGCTTGCCCGCCGCCCCGAAGCGATTGTCGAGCAGGCCATCAAGGGCATGCTGCCCAAGAGCAAGATGGGCCGCCAGATGGCGACCAAGCTCAAGGTCTACAAGGGTTCGCAGCACCCGCACCTCGCCCAGCAGCCTGTGCCGCTCGAGTTCCATGCGTCAAACGCACCCAAGGCCACCCCGGTCAAGCACAACGCGCTCGAAGGCTAG
- the rpsI gene encoding 30S ribosomal protein S9 has product MADLIQFYGTGRRKSSIARVFLRPGSGKFVVNKKDVDVYFVTAQQRAAAKRSLGIADIGETFDVLTTVKGGGVMGQADAVKLGIARALMEFNPELRKALKAEGLVTRDSRGKERKKYGQKGARARFQFSKR; this is encoded by the coding sequence ATGGCAGATTTGATCCAGTTCTACGGTACCGGCCGCCGCAAGTCGAGCATCGCTCGCGTCTTCCTGCGTCCCGGAAGCGGTAAGTTCGTCGTCAACAAGAAAGATGTTGACGTCTATTTCGTCACCGCTCAGCAGCGCGCCGCGGCAAAGCGGTCGCTCGGCATCGCCGACATCGGCGAGACCTTCGACGTTCTCACCACCGTCAAGGGTGGTGGCGTTATGGGCCAGGCCGACGCAGTCAAGCTCGGCATCGCCCGCGCGCTCATGGAGTTCAACCCCGAACTGCGCAAGGCGCTCAAGGCCGAAGGCCTCGTGACCCGCGACTCGCGCGGCAAGGAACGCAAGAAGTACGGACAGAAGGGCGCTCGCGCACGCTTCCAGTTCTCGAAGCGGTAA
- the rpsB gene encoding 30S ribosomal protein S2, with translation MASITMKELLEAGVHFGHQTKRWNPKMKEYIFGERNGIYIIDLQKTLKMFKEASKFVTDLTSTGKLILFVGTKRQAQDAIAEEATRAGMPYINSRWLGGLLTNWVTVQKSVKRLAELDDMSTDGRYELLTKKEVIKLERERKSLSTNLSGIKTMKRLPDAIFIVDSNNEAIAVSEARKLGIPVVAVVDTNCDPTVVDYVIPGNDDALRAIRLFTTKIADSAAEGVQMVSERAFATESADVTPIATEAHFIGEDGETDLSAEPVAESSPVAEDAAEEETVDLEAALGGNIRKAPAAETEPELDAEPVHAEATA, from the coding sequence ATGGCAAGTATCACAATGAAGGAACTGCTCGAAGCCGGTGTCCACTTCGGTCACCAGACCAAGCGTTGGAACCCCAAGATGAAGGAATACATCTTCGGCGAGCGCAATGGCATTTACATCATCGATCTTCAGAAGACCCTGAAGATGTTCAAGGAAGCGTCGAAGTTCGTCACCGATCTTACCTCGACCGGCAAGCTGATCCTCTTCGTCGGCACCAAGCGCCAGGCCCAGGATGCGATCGCTGAAGAAGCGACCCGCGCCGGCATGCCCTACATCAACAGCCGCTGGCTCGGTGGTCTTCTGACCAACTGGGTTACCGTGCAGAAGTCGGTCAAGCGCCTCGCCGAACTCGACGACATGTCGACCGATGGACGCTATGAGCTTCTGACCAAGAAGGAAGTCATCAAGCTCGAGCGCGAGCGCAAGAGCCTTTCGACGAACCTCTCGGGTATCAAGACCATGAAGCGCCTCCCGGATGCGATCTTCATCGTCGACTCGAACAACGAAGCGATTGCTGTTTCGGAAGCCCGCAAACTTGGCATTCCGGTTGTTGCTGTCGTCGATACGAATTGCGATCCGACCGTGGTCGACTACGTCATCCCTGGTAACGACGATGCTCTCCGCGCCATCCGCCTCTTCACCACGAAGATCGCTGATTCGGCTGCGGAAGGCGTCCAGATGGTTTCGGAGCGTGCGTTTGCGACTGAGTCAGCCGACGTCACCCCGATCGCTACCGAAGCGCACTTCATCGGTGAAGATGGTGAGACCGATCTCTCCGCTGAACCGGTTGCCGAGTCGAGCCCGGTCGCAGAAGATGCGGCCGAGGAGGAGACCGTCGACCTTGAAGCCGCACTTGGTGGAAACATCCGCAAGGCTCCCGCAGCTGAGACTGAGCCAGAGCTCGATGCCGAGCCAGTTCACGCGGAAGCCACCGCTTAA
- a CDS encoding translation elongation factor Ts, whose product MSTETAVKIDAKLVKELREKSGAPMGDCLKALQEAKGDMEDAFVVLRKRGMASAAKKATRSTNEGAIGTYIHAGGKIGVLLELNCESDFVARTDDFQELLRDIAMHIAATDPRFVGREEVPQADLDREKDVFLAQPAMKGKPANVIDKILEGKMSKFYEETCLLDQPFIKEATQTISQLIASKVAKLGENISVRRFARFKVGASDWTVAQTKIAAEEPQA is encoded by the coding sequence ATGTCCACCGAAACCGCTGTGAAGATCGACGCCAAGCTTGTCAAGGAACTCCGCGAAAAGTCAGGCGCCCCGATGGGCGACTGCCTCAAGGCGCTACAGGAAGCCAAGGGCGACATGGAGGACGCATTCGTCGTCCTCCGCAAGCGCGGTATGGCTTCGGCCGCCAAGAAGGCCACCCGCTCGACCAACGAGGGCGCCATCGGCACCTATATCCACGCTGGCGGCAAGATCGGTGTTCTGCTCGAGCTGAATTGCGAGTCGGATTTCGTTGCCCGTACGGATGACTTTCAGGAGCTTCTGCGCGACATCGCCATGCACATTGCCGCGACTGATCCGCGCTTCGTGGGCCGGGAAGAGGTTCCGCAGGCCGATCTCGATCGCGAGAAGGATGTCTTCCTCGCGCAGCCTGCAATGAAGGGCAAGCCCGCCAACGTGATCGACAAGATTCTCGAGGGCAAGATGAGCAAGTTCTACGAGGAGACCTGCCTCCTGGACCAGCCGTTCATCAAGGAAGCTACTCAAACGATCTCGCAGCTAATTGCGTCGAAAGTCGCCAAGCTCGGTGAGAACATCAGCGTCCGCCGGTTCGCCCGCTTCAAGGTTGGTGCGTCCGACTGGACCGTAGCACAGACAAAGATTGCCGCAGAGGAACCACAAGCATAG
- a CDS encoding putative bifunctional diguanylate cyclase/phosphodiesterase codes for MKILLADDDAVSRRFLQRTLERNGFEVVCFEDGIQAEACLLAPGSPRIAVLDWVMPGKDGPDICRQVRAHTGAPYVYLILLTSRGESQDVVTGLEAGADDYLTKPCNPDEMGARLRAGQRVLQLQDKLLHDARHDTLTGLPNRGFFVERLAESVARANSGAYQFAVLFVDVDRFKMINDSLGHLAGDELMKGVAVRLLDAVRTETALSRGDHAHEYADMVARIGGDEFVILLDGIADIRDGIGVAQRINSVLRAGFFIGGQDIFITTSIGISKSTGNLTDATEILRSADIAMYRAKVAGRARYEVGDTIGNAAALELLKFEQGLRRAIDNNQFDVYYQPIISLGDGRIVRLEALVRWHHPQLGLLSPASFIPVAEETGLILPIGEWVMHEAARQVQEWNATLTADDPLSLCVNISARQFEKHRLVPGVRRILEQTGLDPACLELELTESLTMQDAVLASEILRDLTQLGASISLDDFGTGYSSLSYLHRFPISTLKIDRSFIGAIEHRKESRDIVQTIITLGHNLGMTVVAEGVETEAQMHLLRSLQCDLAQGYLFSRPVEAHRVAAMLKERRQGGTLARSAEATKNQPVS; via the coding sequence TTGAAGATTCTCCTCGCGGACGATGATGCGGTGTCCCGTAGATTTCTGCAGAGAACGCTTGAGCGGAACGGGTTCGAGGTTGTTTGTTTTGAGGACGGGATTCAGGCCGAAGCATGCCTTCTGGCACCCGGTAGTCCACGCATAGCAGTCCTCGACTGGGTAATGCCCGGTAAAGACGGCCCCGACATATGCCGTCAGGTCCGTGCGCACACAGGTGCCCCTTACGTCTACCTCATTCTTCTCACCTCCAGGGGTGAAAGCCAGGATGTAGTCACCGGTCTGGAGGCAGGCGCGGACGACTACCTCACCAAACCTTGCAACCCCGATGAGATGGGAGCGCGGCTCCGCGCGGGGCAGCGTGTCCTGCAACTTCAAGACAAGCTTCTCCATGACGCACGTCACGACACGCTCACCGGGCTTCCGAACCGCGGCTTCTTTGTCGAACGCCTAGCCGAAAGCGTAGCCAGGGCAAACAGCGGCGCATACCAATTCGCCGTCTTGTTCGTCGATGTCGACCGCTTCAAAATGATCAACGACAGCCTCGGGCATCTCGCCGGTGACGAACTCATGAAGGGCGTGGCCGTTCGCCTCCTTGATGCCGTAAGGACTGAGACCGCGCTCTCGCGGGGTGATCATGCCCATGAATATGCGGACATGGTCGCGCGCATCGGAGGCGATGAGTTCGTTATCCTTCTCGATGGCATCGCAGATATCCGCGACGGCATCGGCGTCGCCCAGCGCATCAACTCGGTTCTTCGGGCCGGCTTTTTCATCGGTGGACAGGACATATTCATCACCACGAGTATCGGTATCTCGAAGAGCACTGGCAACCTCACTGATGCAACCGAGATCCTCCGCAGCGCCGATATCGCAATGTACCGGGCTAAGGTAGCCGGGAGGGCACGGTACGAAGTAGGCGATACCATCGGCAACGCGGCCGCGCTCGAACTTCTCAAGTTCGAGCAGGGCCTGCGCCGCGCCATCGACAATAATCAATTCGACGTATACTACCAGCCGATCATTTCCCTAGGCGACGGCCGGATCGTACGCCTTGAGGCACTTGTCCGGTGGCATCATCCACAACTCGGCCTTCTATCTCCTGCGTCTTTCATTCCGGTCGCCGAGGAGACCGGATTGATCCTCCCCATCGGGGAATGGGTCATGCACGAGGCCGCTCGTCAGGTGCAGGAGTGGAACGCGACTCTGACCGCCGACGACCCGCTCTCGCTGTGCGTGAACATCTCCGCGAGGCAATTCGAGAAACATCGCCTGGTTCCTGGTGTTCGTCGCATTCTCGAACAGACCGGGCTTGATCCCGCGTGTCTTGAACTTGAACTGACTGAGAGCCTCACGATGCAGGACGCGGTGCTGGCATCCGAGATCCTGCGCGATCTTACCCAGCTCGGGGCGTCCATCAGCCTTGATGATTTCGGCACCGGCTACTCCTCACTGAGCTACCTCCATCGCTTTCCCATCAGCACCCTGAAGATCGACCGCTCGTTCATCGGCGCGATCGAACATCGCAAGGAAAGCCGCGACATTGTCCAGACGATCATCACACTCGGACACAATCTTGGTATGACGGTCGTCGCAGAAGGCGTTGAGACGGAAGCCCAGATGCATCTCTTGAGAAGCCTTCAATGCGATCTAGCCCAAGGCTATCTATTCTCCAGGCCGGTCGAGGCGCACCGGGTCGCTGCAATGCTCAAGGAAAGGCGTCAGGGTGGAACGCTCGCGCGGAGTGCGGAGGCGACTAAGAATCAACCAGTAAGCTGA
- a CDS encoding STAS domain-containing protein, which yields MQEQGTRVKVEEVSCGSGDPITVLRFSGDITSASQTAVLGNYQGLGTTTRKILLDFSKVEYLNSSGIALVIQMMIAASKQGQVIQTFGLTPHFQKVFTMVGITKYTKLHPDEKSACAAFG from the coding sequence ATGCAGGAACAAGGCACGCGCGTCAAAGTAGAAGAAGTGAGTTGCGGCAGTGGAGACCCGATCACGGTCCTTCGTTTCTCAGGCGACATCACCAGCGCCTCTCAGACCGCAGTTCTCGGCAACTATCAGGGTCTAGGGACCACGACCAGGAAGATCCTTCTCGACTTTTCGAAGGTCGAGTACCTCAACTCGAGCGGCATCGCTCTCGTCATCCAGATGATGATTGCCGCCAGTAAGCAAGGCCAGGTGATTCAGACCTTCGGCCTCACTCCCCACTTTCAGAAGGTCTTCACGATGGTCGGCATCACAAAGTACACGAAGCTTCATCCTGACGAGAAATCGGCATGCGCGGCGTTCGGCTAA
- a CDS encoding ATP-binding protein gives MVEKTASTIELRLPSRLGYEKVAMNTAASVAKLMGFADERVEDLKTAVAEACINAMEHGNKLDENLSVGVVLSMDKDSLEVKVTDTGDGPQGTTAAPDIDKKMHGEEDARGMGMFLIQALVDEAEWVSAPSTGSYARMVIHLNRANA, from the coding sequence TTGGTAGAAAAGACCGCAAGCACCATCGAACTTCGTCTGCCTTCCCGGTTGGGCTACGAGAAGGTTGCGATGAACACTGCCGCCAGCGTCGCCAAGCTGATGGGTTTTGCGGATGAGCGTGTCGAAGACCTCAAGACCGCCGTCGCCGAAGCCTGCATCAATGCGATGGAACATGGCAATAAACTCGATGAAAATCTCAGCGTGGGTGTGGTTCTTTCTATGGATAAGGACTCCCTCGAAGTGAAGGTGACCGACACGGGTGACGGCCCGCAGGGAACGACCGCCGCTCCCGATATCGACAAGAAGATGCACGGCGAAGAGGATGCGCGCGGCATGGGAATGTTTCTCATCCAGGCGCTCGTCGACGAGGCCGAATGGGTAAGCGCGCCGTCCACAGGCAGTTACGCCCGCATGGTCATTCACCTTAACCGCGCCAACGCATAA